Proteins encoded within one genomic window of Rhododendron vialii isolate Sample 1 chromosome 1a, ASM3025357v1:
- the LOC131308209 gene encoding serine/arginine-rich SC35-like splicing factor SCL33 isoform X2, whose protein sequence is MRGRSYTPSPPRGYGRRGRSPSPRGRYGGRGRDLPTSLLVRNLRHDCRAEDLRRPFGQFGALKDIYLPRDYYTGEPRGFGFIQYVDPSDAAEAKYHMDGQILLGRRLTVVFAEENRKKPTDMRARERGSGRGRQYDRRRSGSPRDSRSPRDSRSPPPRHARTRSHGREYYSPSARRQNSRSVSPQEKRYSRDRSYSRSPAYNGSRSRSQSPAREQSPPYNGSRSRSRSPVRVHSPVGGQSRSRSPIRSPERGESPSQ, encoded by the exons ATGAGGGGAAGGAGTTACACCCCTTCACCACCAAGGGGCTATGGTAGAAGAGGAAGGAGCCCTAGCCCAAGGGGTCGCTATGGTGGTCGTGGGAGAGATCTTCCGACTAGTCTTTTGGTTCGCAACCTTCGCCATGATTGTAG GGCAGAAGACCTCCGTAGACCGTTTGGGCAATTTGGTGCGCTGAAGGATATTTACCTTCCAAGAGATTATTATACTGG GGAACCTAGGGGCTTTGGGTTCATCCAATATGTGGATCCCAGTGATGCTGCAGAAGCTAAATATCATATGGATGGTCAAATTCTTCTAGGCCGCAGGTTGACTGTGGTATTTGCAGAAGAGAACAGGAAGAAGCCAACTGACATGAGGGCAAGGGAGCGGGGAAG TGGCAGGGGTCGACAATATGACAGAAGGCGGTCTGGTTCGCCTCGGGATTCTCGTTCGCCTCGGGATTCTCGTTCTCCACCTCCACGTCATGCAAGAACGCGATCCCATGGCCGTGAGTACTACTCCCCTTCCGCACGGAGGCAAAACTCGAG GTCTGTGTCACCTCAGGAGAAAAGGTATAGCAGAGATAGGTCATACTCTCGCTCTCCTGCCTATAATGGCTCCAGGAGCCGCAGTCAAAGCCCGGCGAGGGAGCAGTCCCCGCCCTATAATGGTTCAAGAAGCCGCAGTCGAAGTCCAGTGAGGGTGCATTCTCCGGTTGGGGGTCAAAGCAGGAGCCGGAGCCCTATTAGAAGCCCAGAAAGGGGTGAATCTCCTAGTCAGTAG
- the LOC131308209 gene encoding serine/arginine-rich SC35-like splicing factor SCL33 isoform X1 encodes MRGRSYTPSPPRGYGRRGRSPSPRGRYGGRGRDLPTSLLVRNLRHDCRAEDLRRPFGQFGALKDIYLPRDYYTGEPRGFGFIQYVDPSDAAEAKYHMDGQILLGRRLTVVFAEENRKKPTDMRARERGSSGRGRQYDRRRSGSPRDSRSPRDSRSPPPRHARTRSHGREYYSPSARRQNSRSVSPQEKRYSRDRSYSRSPAYNGSRSRSQSPAREQSPPYNGSRSRSRSPVRVHSPVGGQSRSRSPIRSPERGESPSQ; translated from the exons ATGAGGGGAAGGAGTTACACCCCTTCACCACCAAGGGGCTATGGTAGAAGAGGAAGGAGCCCTAGCCCAAGGGGTCGCTATGGTGGTCGTGGGAGAGATCTTCCGACTAGTCTTTTGGTTCGCAACCTTCGCCATGATTGTAG GGCAGAAGACCTCCGTAGACCGTTTGGGCAATTTGGTGCGCTGAAGGATATTTACCTTCCAAGAGATTATTATACTGG GGAACCTAGGGGCTTTGGGTTCATCCAATATGTGGATCCCAGTGATGCTGCAGAAGCTAAATATCATATGGATGGTCAAATTCTTCTAGGCCGCAGGTTGACTGTGGTATTTGCAGAAGAGAACAGGAAGAAGCCAACTGACATGAGGGCAAGGGAGCGGGGAAG TAGTGGCAGGGGTCGACAATATGACAGAAGGCGGTCTGGTTCGCCTCGGGATTCTCGTTCGCCTCGGGATTCTCGTTCTCCACCTCCACGTCATGCAAGAACGCGATCCCATGGCCGTGAGTACTACTCCCCTTCCGCACGGAGGCAAAACTCGAG GTCTGTGTCACCTCAGGAGAAAAGGTATAGCAGAGATAGGTCATACTCTCGCTCTCCTGCCTATAATGGCTCCAGGAGCCGCAGTCAAAGCCCGGCGAGGGAGCAGTCCCCGCCCTATAATGGTTCAAGAAGCCGCAGTCGAAGTCCAGTGAGGGTGCATTCTCCGGTTGGGGGTCAAAGCAGGAGCCGGAGCCCTATTAGAAGCCCAGAAAGGGGTGAATCTCCTAGTCAGTAG